A stretch of Pseudomonas sp. CCC3.1 DNA encodes these proteins:
- a CDS encoding methyltransferase, producing the protein MPVLESPFAQLRLIRQPEQQNEPLQAFDAADEYLLNHLAELALPASSRVLVLNDSFGALAISLVSTMHVTSSSDSFLAIQALEKNLVRNGHAFDAVSVIPASEPLAGPFDCVLVRVPKTLALLEEQLIRLQGQLAPDAKVIAGAMVKHLPRAAGDLLERYIGPVQASLAVKKARLLIATPEAKAPFTSPFPTRYSLDEPAIELLNHANVFCREGLDIGTRAFLPHLPKNLGSARVADVGCGNGVLAIASALNNPEAQYTLVDESFMAVQSARENWQATLGDREVIVRAGDGLAGQAPDSLDVVLCNPPFHQQQVVGDFLAWRMFQQAREALVVGGALYIVGNRHLGYHSKLAKLFRGVEQVAATPKFVILKARK; encoded by the coding sequence ATGCCTGTGCTCGAAAGCCCTTTTGCCCAACTTCGCTTGATCCGCCAACCTGAACAGCAGAACGAGCCGCTGCAGGCCTTCGATGCTGCGGATGAGTACCTGCTTAACCACTTGGCCGAATTGGCGCTACCCGCCAGCAGTCGGGTGCTGGTGCTCAACGACAGTTTTGGGGCCTTGGCCATCAGCTTGGTGAGCACGATGCACGTCACCAGCAGCAGCGACTCGTTCTTGGCCATCCAAGCGCTGGAAAAGAATTTGGTGCGCAATGGCCATGCATTTGATGCCGTCTCAGTCATTCCAGCCAGTGAGCCCCTGGCAGGCCCATTCGATTGCGTGTTGGTACGCGTACCTAAAACGCTGGCGCTGCTTGAAGAGCAGCTTATTCGCCTGCAAGGCCAGTTGGCGCCAGACGCGAAGGTGATAGCAGGTGCCATGGTCAAGCACCTGCCACGCGCGGCAGGCGACTTGCTGGAGCGCTATATCGGCCCGGTGCAAGCCTCGCTGGCAGTCAAAAAAGCCCGCCTGCTGATCGCCACCCCCGAAGCCAAAGCACCGTTTACCTCGCCCTTCCCAACGCGCTATTCGCTGGATGAGCCTGCAATCGAATTGCTCAACCACGCCAATGTGTTCTGTCGCGAAGGGCTGGACATCGGTACGCGTGCGTTTCTGCCGCACCTGCCGAAAAACCTGGGTTCGGCCCGGGTCGCTGATGTGGGTTGCGGTAATGGGGTGTTGGCCATCGCCAGCGCCCTGAACAACCCAGAGGCGCAGTACACGTTGGTCGATGAGTCGTTTATGGCGGTGCAGTCTGCGCGTGAAAACTGGCAGGCGACGCTGGGTGATCGCGAAGTGATCGTGCGTGCAGGCGATGGCCTGGCCGGTCAGGCGCCGGACTCATTGGACGTGGTGTTGTGCAACCCGCCGTTTCACCAGCAGCAAGTGGTGGGCGACTTTCTGGCGTGGCGCATGTTCCAGCAAGCCCGCGAAGCGTTGGTAGTCGGCGGTGCGCTGTACATTGTGGGCAATCGCCACTTGGGCTATCACAGCAAGCTGGCCAAGCTGTTCCGAGGCGTTGAGCAAGTGGCTGCTACCCCCAAGTTCGTCATTCTCAAGGCACGCAAATGA
- a CDS encoding MFS transporter yields MTSQPLLLRHHRPFVAFWFARIFTASAFQMLTVAIGWNLYQLTGNVMDLGWVGLIEFAPRVLFMLHTGHVADRYDRRRVAALCQSLQAMIALTLAISSTSGHITRELIFMLAFLLGAARSFEMPTTQALLPSIVPVALFPRAVAAAQAAQQSATIIAPAFGGLLYAFGSVWVYGPSVVLYLIAALLMSNLPARQTPLNKAKATMDSLLAGIRFIRSRPDILGAISLDLFAVLLGGATALLPVFAKDILLTGPWGLGMLRSAPAVGALLMSLWLARFPFERKVGRTMFTAVGVFGVATIAFGLSTSFWFSMAVLVVLGAADMISMVIRASFVQLETPDEMRGRVSAVNGLFIGASNQLGEFESGVTAHWLGTVPAVVLGGVGTLFIAGLWIKLFPGLAKRDRLIED; encoded by the coding sequence ATGACCAGCCAGCCCCTCCTGTTACGTCATCACCGGCCCTTTGTGGCCTTCTGGTTTGCCCGTATCTTCACCGCCAGCGCGTTTCAAATGCTGACCGTGGCTATTGGCTGGAATCTCTACCAACTCACCGGCAACGTGATGGACCTGGGCTGGGTGGGGTTGATCGAATTCGCCCCGCGCGTGTTGTTTATGCTGCACACCGGGCATGTGGCAGACCGCTATGACCGGCGCCGAGTGGCCGCACTGTGCCAATCGCTGCAAGCCATGATTGCCCTGACGCTGGCCATCAGCAGCACCAGCGGGCACATCACGCGTGAACTGATCTTTATGCTGGCGTTTTTGCTGGGCGCGGCCCGTTCATTCGAAATGCCCACCACCCAGGCATTACTCCCCTCTATCGTGCCGGTGGCGCTGTTTCCCCGCGCCGTGGCAGCCGCACAAGCGGCGCAACAGTCGGCAACCATCATTGCGCCAGCGTTTGGCGGTTTGCTCTATGCATTCGGCAGCGTCTGGGTATATGGCCCCAGCGTGGTGCTTTATCTGATTGCGGCCCTGTTAATGAGCAACCTGCCTGCGCGGCAGACCCCACTGAACAAGGCCAAAGCCACCATGGACTCCTTGCTGGCCGGCATTCGCTTTATCCGCAGCCGCCCGGACATTCTGGGCGCCATCTCTCTGGATCTGTTTGCGGTATTGCTGGGGGGCGCCACGGCGTTGCTGCCGGTCTTTGCCAAAGACATTCTGCTGACCGGACCCTGGGGCCTGGGCATGCTGCGCTCCGCCCCGGCGGTGGGCGCGTTGTTGATGTCACTGTGGCTGGCGCGGTTCCCGTTTGAGCGCAAGGTGGGACGTACCATGTTTACGGCGGTGGGCGTGTTTGGGGTGGCGACCATCGCGTTCGGGCTGTCGACCTCGTTCTGGTTTTCGATGGCGGTGCTGGTGGTGCTTGGTGCAGCCGACATGATCAGCATGGTGATCCGTGCCTCGTTCGTGCAGTTGGAAACCCCGGATGAAATGCGCGGCCGGGTCAGCGCGGTCAACGGCCTGTTTATCGGCGCGTCCAATCAACTGGGCGAGTTTGAGTCCGGGGTGACGGCGCACTGGCTGGGCACTGTGCCGGCGGTGGTATTGGGTGGTGTGGGCACGCTGTTTATCGCCGGGCTGTGGATAAAACTGTTCCCGGGGTTGGCCAAGCGTGATCGGCTGATTGAGGATTAA
- a CDS encoding HlyD family type I secretion periplasmic adaptor subunit: MSAANAKPPYESNVLQLDDRRHARLGWLLMLGGFLGFLAWAALAPLDKGVAVSGKVMVSGNRKVVQHPSGGIVERIDVRDGDRVQAGQVLIRLKETPLLGQAQSLRSQFYGSLASEARLNAEVEGAASVSFPAELMTLHHEPEVASNLALQRQLFASRRQALLLDQQGIGESIAGAEAQLRGVRDSQANKVLQRTALDEQLQGLRELAREGYIPRNRLLDSERVYAQVLGSISEDYGRIGQLQRQVQEMRLKIRQLSEEYQKEVRTQLADTRIRSEDLRNRLASAEFELANSQLRAPVAGIVVGLDVFTEGGVIRPGQALMEIVPQGEPLLVEARVPVELADKVHAGLPVQLMFSAFSQSTTPRVAGEVTLVSADRQVDERTDEPYYTLRAQVSAEGMAQLAGLQIRPGMPVEAFVRTGERSMLNYLFKPLLDRTHMALVEE; the protein is encoded by the coding sequence ATGAGTGCCGCAAACGCCAAACCGCCCTATGAGAGTAACGTCCTGCAACTGGACGACCGCCGCCATGCGCGCCTGGGTTGGCTGTTGATGCTCGGCGGGTTTCTCGGGTTTCTTGCTTGGGCTGCTTTGGCGCCGCTGGACAAAGGCGTCGCAGTGTCGGGCAAGGTCATGGTGTCGGGTAATCGCAAAGTGGTGCAGCATCCCAGCGGCGGGATTGTTGAGCGCATCGACGTGCGTGATGGCGACCGTGTGCAAGCGGGGCAAGTGCTGATCCGGCTCAAGGAAACCCCGTTGCTGGGGCAGGCGCAGTCGCTGCGCAGCCAGTTTTATGGCTCGTTGGCCAGCGAGGCCCGGCTCAATGCCGAGGTTGAGGGCGCTGCGAGTGTGAGTTTTCCTGCTGAACTGATGACGCTGCATCACGAGCCCGAAGTGGCATCGAACCTGGCGTTGCAACGTCAGTTGTTCGCCAGTCGGCGTCAGGCGTTGCTGCTCGATCAGCAAGGCATCGGTGAAAGCATCGCCGGTGCCGAGGCGCAATTGCGCGGGGTGCGTGACTCGCAAGCCAATAAGGTGTTGCAACGCACGGCATTGGACGAGCAACTGCAAGGCCTGCGCGAGTTGGCCCGCGAGGGTTACATCCCGCGTAATCGACTGCTGGACAGCGAGCGGGTGTACGCCCAAGTGCTGGGCTCGATCAGCGAAGACTACGGCCGCATCGGTCAATTGCAGCGTCAGGTGCAGGAGATGCGCCTGAAAATTCGCCAACTGAGCGAGGAATATCAGAAAGAAGTCCGTACGCAATTGGCGGACACCCGCATACGCAGCGAAGATTTACGCAACCGCTTGGCGTCGGCGGAGTTTGAACTGGCCAACAGCCAGTTACGCGCTCCAGTGGCGGGGATTGTGGTTGGTCTTGATGTGTTTACCGAGGGCGGGGTGATCCGGCCTGGCCAGGCCTTGATGGAAATCGTGCCGCAAGGTGAGCCGTTACTGGTCGAGGCGCGGGTGCCTGTGGAACTGGCCGACAAAGTTCACGCCGGGTTACCCGTGCAATTGATGTTCTCGGCCTTTAGCCAAAGCACCACGCCACGGGTGGCGGGCGAGGTGACGCTGGTGTCGGCAGACCGTCAGGTCGATGAACGCACCGATGAACCGTATTACACGCTGCGGGCACAGGTCAGCGCCGAGGGGATGGCGCAACTGGCCGGTTTGCAAATTCGCCCTGGCATGCCGGTCGAGGCCTTTGTGCGCACCGGCGAGCGCTCGATGCTTAATTACCTGTTTAAACCCTTACTGGACCGCACGCACATGGCGTTGGTGGAGGAATGA
- a CDS encoding cytochrome ubiquinol oxidase subunit I: protein MFGLEALDLARIQFAFTVSFHILFPAITIGLASYLMVLEGMWLKTRDDTYRDLYHFWSKIFAVNFGMGVVSGLVMAYQFGTNWSRFSDFAGAVTGPLLTYEVLTAFFLEAGFLGVMLFGWNRVGRGMHFFSTAMVALGTLVSTFWILASNSWMQTPQGYEIIDGRVIPVDWLAVIFNPSFPYRLAHMATAAFVATAFFVGASAAWHLLRGRNTPAIRRMFSMAMWMALVVAPVQAFIGDAHGLNTLKYQPVKIAAIEGHWENKPGEPTPLILFGIPNMKTETTDYKIEVPYLGSLILTHSLDKQIPAMKDYPAADRPNSTIVFFTFRIMVALGMLMIFIGLWSVWLRKRGTLYENRWFLRLVLWMGPSGLIAILAGWFTTEIGRQPWVVYGLMRTADASSNHSVTQMSITLILFVLVYFSLFGVGIGYMMRLVRKGPIAHEGDGHTTGGPGQQRTPARPLSAAVEGTDDGHSDSLKKGN from the coding sequence ATGTTCGGTTTGGAGGCTCTCGATCTCGCCCGAATTCAGTTCGCGTTCACTGTATCGTTTCACATCCTGTTTCCCGCCATTACCATCGGTCTCGCCAGTTATCTCATGGTGCTCGAAGGCATGTGGCTGAAAACCCGTGACGATACGTACCGTGACCTGTACCACTTTTGGTCGAAGATTTTTGCAGTCAACTTTGGTATGGGCGTGGTCTCGGGCCTGGTCATGGCGTATCAGTTCGGCACGAACTGGTCGCGGTTCTCTGACTTCGCAGGCGCGGTCACGGGCCCATTGCTGACCTATGAAGTGCTCACCGCCTTCTTCCTCGAAGCCGGCTTTCTGGGCGTCATGCTCTTCGGCTGGAACCGCGTCGGCCGCGGCATGCACTTCTTCTCAACCGCCATGGTGGCCCTTGGCACCCTGGTTTCGACCTTCTGGATCCTGGCGTCCAACAGCTGGATGCAAACCCCGCAAGGCTACGAAATCATTGATGGCCGCGTGATCCCGGTGGATTGGCTGGCTGTCATCTTCAACCCGTCGTTCCCTTATCGTCTGGCCCACATGGCCACGGCCGCCTTTGTCGCCACGGCGTTCTTCGTCGGCGCGTCGGCTGCCTGGCACCTGTTGCGCGGGCGCAACACGCCCGCCATCCGTCGCATGTTCTCGATGGCGATGTGGATGGCGTTGGTTGTCGCGCCGGTGCAAGCGTTTATTGGCGATGCCCACGGTTTGAACACGCTGAAATATCAGCCAGTGAAAATCGCGGCCATTGAAGGTCACTGGGAGAACAAGCCCGGCGAGCCGACACCGCTGATTCTGTTCGGCATCCCGAACATGAAGACAGAGACCACCGATTACAAAATTGAAGTGCCGTACTTGGGCAGCCTGATCCTGACCCATAGCCTGGATAAACAGATCCCGGCCATGAAGGACTACCCGGCGGCAGATCGTCCTAACTCGACCATTGTGTTCTTCACGTTCCGCATCATGGTTGCGCTGGGCATGCTGATGATCTTCATCGGTCTGTGGAGCGTATGGCTGCGCAAACGCGGCACTTTGTATGAAAACCGCTGGTTCCTGCGGTTGGTGTTGTGGATGGGTCCATCCGGCCTGATCGCGATTCTTGCGGGTTGGTTTACCACTGAAATCGGCCGTCAGCCGTGGGTGGTTTACGGGCTGATGCGCACCGCAGATGCCTCCTCCAACCACAGCGTGACGCAGATGAGCATCACCCTGATCCTGTTTGTGCTGGTGTACTTCTCACTGTTTGGTGTCGGCATCGGCTACATGATGCGACTGGTACGCAAAGGCCCGATTGCCCATGAGGGCGATGGTCACACCACCGGTGGACCGGGTCAGCAACGCACGCCTGCTCGTCCTTTGTCGGCTGCTGTTGAAGGCACTGACGATGGCCACAGCGACAGCCTGAAGAAGGGGAACTGA
- a CDS encoding DUF4879 domain-containing protein has product MKHTIKAFSACLSLFISMGVSAAPAMPLSQVEILKVASKSGAVEDVSDGREQTKSKHRGPHIKVYVLERGYGGQPTVTFDGQIIDGVRTPVCNQGEGLVTCDGAGTTVGYIYTFDLGNNQDGWFQFSNTSLVAPFKRLQTQLYIR; this is encoded by the coding sequence ATGAAGCACACCATTAAGGCTTTCTCGGCCTGTTTGAGCCTGTTTATAAGCATGGGCGTGAGCGCCGCTCCGGCGATGCCATTGAGCCAAGTTGAAATCCTCAAGGTCGCGTCTAAGTCAGGTGCAGTAGAGGATGTGTCCGATGGTCGTGAGCAGACCAAGAGCAAGCACCGGGGGCCGCACATCAAGGTGTATGTGCTGGAACGCGGCTACGGCGGCCAGCCCACGGTGACGTTTGATGGTCAGATCATCGATGGCGTGCGCACCCCGGTCTGCAATCAAGGCGAGGGTTTGGTGACCTGTGACGGTGCAGGCACCACCGTGGGTTACATCTACACCTTCGACTTGGGTAACAACCAGGACGGCTGGTTCCAGTTCAGTAACACGTCGCTGGTCGCGCCGTTCAAGCGCCTGCAGACGCAGCTTTATATTCGGTAG
- a CDS encoding DUF2474 domain-containing protein, which produces MAGKDYLNDVQECEKKPLWQRIGWLVLIWTASVASLAVFAMLIRLFMTAAGMKSH; this is translated from the coding sequence ATGGCTGGCAAGGATTATCTGAACGACGTGCAAGAGTGCGAGAAAAAGCCGCTGTGGCAACGCATTGGCTGGTTGGTGCTGATCTGGACCGCCAGTGTCGCGAGCCTGGCGGTGTTTGCCATGCTGATTCGCTTGTTCATGACCGCAGCGGGCATGAAAAGCCATTGA
- the trmA gene encoding tRNA (uridine(54)-C5)-methyltransferase TrmA gives MSALPFDSATYAVELESKANRLRELLAPFDAPEPQVFDSPLKHFRLRAEFRLWREGGERHYAMFAQDDKRTPILIEDFPIASLRINQLMPQLKAAWQASSALSHKLFQVEFQTTLAGDAMVTLCYHRPLDEHWQNAAEQLAKDLEISVIGRSKGKRVVIGRDYVVEKLEVAGRTFTYQQPEGAFTQPNGTVNQKMLNWAYEALGERSDDLLELYCGNGNFTLPLATRVRKVLATEISKTSVYAALNNLSDNAVDNVTLVRLSAEELTEALNEVRPFRRLQGIDLKSYEFGSVFVDPPRAGMDPDTCELTRRFDNILYISCNPLTLAENIAQLHDTHRIERCAVFDQFPWTHHMESGVLLVRR, from the coding sequence ATGAGTGCATTGCCGTTTGATTCTGCTACCTACGCCGTTGAACTTGAGTCCAAGGCCAATCGTCTGCGCGAGCTGTTAGCGCCGTTCGACGCGCCTGAACCTCAGGTGTTTGACTCACCGCTGAAACACTTTCGCCTGCGCGCCGAATTCCGCCTGTGGCGCGAAGGCGGCGAGCGCCATTACGCGATGTTCGCCCAAGATGACAAACGCACGCCGATCCTGATCGAAGACTTCCCGATTGCCAGCCTGCGCATCAATCAACTGATGCCGCAGCTCAAGGCCGCCTGGCAAGCCAGTTCGGCGCTGAGCCATAAGCTGTTCCAGGTGGAGTTCCAGACCACCTTGGCGGGCGATGCGATGGTCACCTTGTGCTATCACCGCCCGCTGGACGAGCACTGGCAAAATGCCGCCGAGCAGCTGGCCAAAGACCTTGAAATCAGCGTCATTGGCCGCTCCAAGGGCAAACGCGTGGTGATTGGCCGCGACTACGTGGTTGAGAAACTTGAGGTTGCGGGTCGCACCTTCACGTATCAACAGCCAGAAGGCGCGTTCACTCAGCCAAACGGCACGGTCAACCAGAAGATGCTCAATTGGGCATACGAGGCACTGGGCGAGCGTTCGGATGATTTGCTGGAGCTGTACTGCGGCAACGGCAACTTCACCCTGCCGCTGGCAACCCGTGTGCGCAAGGTGCTGGCCACCGAAATCAGCAAGACATCGGTGTACGCCGCCTTGAACAACCTCAGCGACAACGCTGTGGATAACGTCACGCTGGTGCGTTTGTCGGCTGAAGAACTGACCGAAGCCCTGAACGAAGTCCGCCCGTTCCGCCGCTTGCAGGGCATCGACCTGAAAAGCTACGAATTCGGCAGCGTCTTTGTTGACCCGCCACGTGCCGGCATGGACCCGGACACCTGCGAGCTGACGCGTCGCTTCGACAACATCCTGTACATCTCGTGTAACCCGCTGACATTGGCTGAGAACATCGCCCAACTGCACGATACCCATCGTATTGAGCGTTGCGCCGTGTTTGACCAGTTCCCGTGGACTCACCACATGGAATCGGGTGTGTTACTGGTTCGTCGTTAA
- a CDS encoding TolC family outer membrane protein: MSVRRLCCGVLMLGAVWASPVQALGLLEAYDLAVRNDPTFQAAIEERAAGQENRALGRSALLPTLVWNYSNSRNESEVTQSHTKTDRDYRSYAATLTLQQPLLDYEAYARFKQGAAQALLADERFRSKSQYLAVRVLSAYSQALLAQERIELSRAQKRAYSERLQLNQRLLKGGEGTRTDVLETQARLSLAVAQEIEAQDTLDAALHELEAMLGEPLQVEQLDPLLPHFTIQPLEPQRFESWRELALANNPDLASQQHALTSAEYEVERKRAGHLPKLSVYASSRQTSSDSESTYHQKYDTNSVGIQLSVPLFAGGSVSASTRQAARQLSQAQYELDAQTAATLVDLRKQYNLNSSAAAKVRAYEMAVQSASALVNATRKSVSGGERVNLDVLDAEQQLYSAKRDLAEAKYAYLLARVQLKYYAGLLNDADLLQVAGYFYVQKP; encoded by the coding sequence ATGAGTGTGCGTCGATTGTGCTGCGGAGTGTTGATGCTGGGCGCGGTTTGGGCCAGCCCGGTACAGGCATTGGGTTTGCTTGAAGCGTATGACTTGGCGGTGCGCAACGATCCGACCTTTCAGGCGGCGATAGAGGAACGGGCCGCGGGCCAGGAAAACCGGGCCCTCGGGCGTTCAGCCCTGTTGCCGACGCTGGTGTGGAATTACAGCAATTCGCGCAATGAGTCTGAAGTCACGCAATCGCACACGAAGACAGACCGCGATTACCGCAGCTATGCGGCGACGCTGACCCTGCAGCAACCGCTGCTGGACTACGAGGCCTACGCACGCTTTAAACAAGGCGCGGCGCAGGCCTTGCTGGCCGACGAGCGTTTTCGCAGTAAAAGCCAGTATTTGGCGGTGCGGGTTTTGAGTGCCTACAGTCAGGCCTTGTTGGCGCAGGAGCGGATTGAGTTGAGCCGGGCGCAGAAACGGGCGTACAGCGAGCGCTTGCAACTCAACCAACGCCTGTTAAAAGGGGGAGAGGGCACTCGTACCGATGTGCTGGAAACCCAGGCCCGCCTGAGCCTGGCCGTCGCCCAGGAAATCGAAGCCCAAGACACGCTGGATGCCGCCTTGCACGAGCTGGAGGCCATGCTCGGTGAGCCGTTACAGGTGGAGCAGCTTGATCCGTTATTGCCGCACTTCACCATTCAGCCACTGGAGCCGCAGCGCTTTGAAAGCTGGCGCGAACTGGCCCTGGCCAATAACCCGGACCTGGCGTCGCAACAGCACGCCCTGACGTCGGCCGAGTACGAAGTGGAACGCAAGCGGGCCGGGCATCTGCCCAAGCTCAGTGTGTACGCGAGCAGTCGGCAAACCAGCTCGGACTCTGAGAGCACCTACCATCAGAAGTACGACACCAACAGCGTCGGCATTCAGCTCAGCGTGCCGTTGTTTGCCGGGGGCTCGGTGTCGGCATCGACCCGGCAGGCGGCGCGGCAGTTGTCGCAGGCGCAGTACGAACTGGACGCGCAAACAGCCGCGACGTTGGTGGACTTGCGCAAGCAGTACAACCTCAACAGCAGCGCAGCGGCCAAGGTGCGGGCCTATGAAATGGCCGTGCAGTCAGCCAGCGCGCTGGTCAATGCGACGCGCAAAAGCGTGAGTGGCGGGGAGCGGGTCAATCTGGATGTACTGGATGCCGAGCAGCAACTGTATAGCGCCAAGCGGGATTTGGCCGAGGCAAAGTACGCGTATTTACTGGCGCGGGTGCAGCTCAAGTACTACGCGGGCTTATTGAATGACGCGGATTTGTTGCAGGTGGCGGGGTATTTTTACGTTCAGAAACCGTAG
- a CDS encoding NCS2 family permease — protein MLERLFQLKAHNTNVRTEILAGITTFLAMAYILFVNPSILGETGMDKGAVFVATCLAAAIGSATMGIIANYPIALAPGMGLNAFFTYTVVLHMGHTWQVALGAVFISAVLFFLLSIFRIREWIINSIPLPLRSAIAAGIGLFLALIALGNAGIVVANKATLVGMGDLTQPKVILASLGFALIVALEALKMRGAVLIGILAVTIASIAMGVTEFGGVMSMPPSLAPTFLQLDIKGALDIGLVSVIFAFLFVDLFDNSGTLIGVAKRAGLMGKDGHMPKMGRALIADSTAAMAGSLLGTSTTTSYIESAAGVSAGGRTGLTAIVVGIMFLLALFFSPLAASVPAFATAPALMFVAVLMMSGLAEIEWDDVTVAAPVVITALAMPFTYSIANGIAFGFISWTVIKLLSGRARELNAPLIILSVLFVVKLGWFNA, from the coding sequence ATGCTGGAAAGGCTGTTTCAACTCAAGGCACACAACACCAATGTGCGAACCGAGATTCTTGCGGGTATCACCACCTTCCTGGCGATGGCCTACATCCTCTTCGTAAACCCGAGCATCCTCGGCGAAACGGGCATGGACAAAGGTGCGGTGTTTGTCGCGACCTGCCTGGCAGCGGCCATCGGCTCGGCGACCATGGGCATCATCGCCAACTACCCGATCGCGCTGGCGCCGGGCATGGGTTTGAACGCCTTCTTCACCTACACCGTGGTCCTGCACATGGGCCACACCTGGCAAGTGGCGCTGGGTGCGGTCTTCATTTCAGCCGTGCTGTTCTTCCTGTTGTCGATCTTTCGCATCCGCGAATGGATCATCAACAGCATCCCGCTGCCGCTGCGCTCGGCCATTGCCGCCGGTATCGGCCTGTTCCTGGCGCTGATCGCGCTGGGTAACGCCGGTATCGTGGTTGCCAACAAGGCGACCCTGGTGGGCATGGGCGACCTGACGCAGCCAAAAGTCATCCTGGCATCCTTGGGCTTTGCCCTGATCGTGGCCCTTGAAGCCCTGAAAATGCGCGGCGCGGTATTGATCGGCATTCTGGCCGTGACCATCGCGTCCATCGCAATGGGCGTGACTGAGTTCGGTGGCGTAATGTCGATGCCGCCGTCCCTGGCCCCGACCTTCCTGCAACTGGATATTAAAGGCGCACTGGACATTGGTCTGGTCAGCGTGATCTTCGCCTTCCTGTTCGTCGACCTGTTCGACAACTCCGGCACCCTGATCGGCGTGGCCAAGCGCGCAGGCCTGATGGGCAAAGACGGGCACATGCCAAAAATGGGCCGCGCCCTGATCGCCGACAGCACCGCGGCCATGGCCGGTTCGCTGCTGGGCACCTCGACCACCACCAGTTACATCGAGTCGGCAGCAGGCGTGAGCGCCGGTGGCCGTACTGGTCTGACTGCCATCGTGGTCGGCATCATGTTCTTGCTGGCCTTGTTTTTCTCGCCATTGGCCGCCAGCGTTCCGGCCTTTGCCACCGCGCCTGCGCTGATGTTTGTGGCGGTGTTGATGATGAGCGGCCTGGCCGAAATCGAATGGGACGACGTGACCGTTGCCGCCCCGGTGGTCATCACCGCGCTGGCCATGCCGTTCACTTACTCCATCGCCAATGGCATCGCTTTTGGCTTTATTTCCTGGACCGTGATCAAGTTGCTGTCGGGCCGCGCTCGCGAACTGAATGCCCCGCTGATCATTTTGTCGGTTCTGTTTGTGGTCAAGCTGGGTTGGTTTAACGCATGA
- the cydB gene encoding cytochrome d ubiquinol oxidase subunit II, with product MGIDLPLIWAIIIIFGVMMYVVMDGFDLGIGILFPFIKGEKDRDVMMNTVAPVWDGNETWLVLGGAALFGAFPLAYSVVLSALYLPLILMLVGLIFRGVAFEFRFKATADKRHIWDKAFIGGSIVATFFQGVALGAFIDGIPVVNREYAGGGLDWLSPFTVFCGIALIVAYALLGCTWLIMKTEGHLQERMHKLGRPLALLLLVVMGIVSLWTPLAHSDIAARWFTLPNLFWFLPVPVLVLVTMYGLLKAIARNAHYTPFLLTLVLIFLGYSGLGISLWPNIIPPAISIYEAAAPPQSQGFMLVGTLFIIPFILGYTYWSYYVFRGKVTHEDGYH from the coding sequence ATGGGTATTGATCTGCCACTTATCTGGGCAATCATCATCATTTTCGGGGTCATGATGTACGTGGTCATGGATGGCTTTGACCTCGGCATCGGCATCCTCTTCCCCTTTATCAAGGGCGAGAAAGACCGTGACGTGATGATGAACACCGTTGCGCCTGTCTGGGACGGCAACGAAACCTGGCTGGTACTGGGCGGCGCTGCGCTGTTCGGGGCCTTTCCGTTGGCTTACTCGGTGGTGTTGTCGGCGCTGTACCTGCCACTGATCCTGATGCTGGTCGGCTTGATCTTTCGCGGGGTGGCGTTTGAGTTCCGCTTCAAGGCCACGGCCGATAAGCGTCATATCTGGGACAAGGCCTTCATCGGCGGCTCGATTGTCGCGACCTTCTTTCAGGGCGTGGCGCTGGGGGCCTTCATTGACGGCATCCCGGTGGTCAATCGTGAATATGCGGGCGGCGGTCTGGACTGGTTGTCACCGTTCACTGTGTTCTGCGGCATCGCACTGATCGTGGCTTATGCTTTGCTCGGTTGCACGTGGCTGATCATGAAAACCGAAGGCCATTTGCAAGAGCGCATGCACAAGCTGGGTCGGCCATTGGCGTTGTTGCTGCTGGTGGTGATGGGCATCGTCAGTCTGTGGACGCCGCTGGCGCACTCCGACATTGCCGCGCGCTGGTTCACCTTACCTAACCTGTTCTGGTTCTTGCCGGTTCCGGTGCTGGTGCTGGTCACGATGTACGGCTTGCTCAAAGCCATTGCCCGCAATGCTCACTACACGCCGTTCCTGCTGACCCTGGTGCTGATATTCCTGGGCTACAGCGGTTTGGGCATCAGCCTGTGGCCGAACATCATCCCGCCAGCGATTTCGATCTACGAGGCCGCTGCACCGCCACAAAGCCAGGGCTTTATGCTGGTCGGCACCTTGTTCATCATTCCGTTCATCCTGGGTTACACCTACTGGAGCTACTACGTGTTCCGCGGCAAGGTGACCCACGAAGACGGTTATCACTAG